The Syngnathus typhle isolate RoL2023-S1 ecotype Sweden linkage group LG1, RoL_Styp_1.0, whole genome shotgun sequence genome includes a window with the following:
- the commd5 gene encoding COMM domain-containing protein 5, protein MSLTQVKDTSFLGGRIPPEIESMSKNLKDVEQEMFGKLLKAVVNALEGKDCRDTMKSIAENSAFPQDKLSHIVAGMYRLLSEAIRIPQSLLKQEAFKEDLRELRISEDFITDFCSVVFGNRRTALEAATSQRDPHLPTIEEFKWRVDVAISTSSLARALQPSVLMHLKLSDGSFHQFEVPPAKFQELRYNVALILKEMNDLEKRSILRIQD, encoded by the exons ATGTCGTTGACGCAAGTAAAGGACACCAGCTTTCTGGGTGGCCGAATACCACCTGAAATCGAGTCCATGTCAAAAAACCTAAAGGATGTGGAGcaagagatgtttggaaaattACTGAAGG CTGTGGTGAATGCCTTGGAGGGAAAAGACTGCAGAGACACGATGAAGTCAATAGCCGAGAACAGTGCTTTTCCACAGGATAAGCTCAGTCACATTGTAGCTGGAATGTACAGATTGTTATCGGAGGCGATTCGCATACCGCAGTCGTTACTTAAACAGGAG GCCTTTAAAGAAGATCTTCGAGAACTGAG GATATCAGAAGACTTCATCACAGATTTCTGCAGCGTGGTCTTCGGAAATCG CCGCACAGCTCTCGAAGCAGCCACTTCTCAGAGGGATCCCCATCTGCCTACAATAGAAGAATTTAAATGGAGAGTAGATGTTGCCATTTCTACAAG CTCGTTGGCCAGAGCACTGCAGCCGTCTGTCCTGATGCACCTAAAACTGTCGGATGGAAGTTTTCACCAATTCGAG GTGCCACCAGCTAAATTCCAGGAGCTGCGCTACAATGTGGCTCTGATCCTCAAAGAAATGAATGATCTGGAAAAGAGGAGCATCCTCAGGATTCAGGACTGA
- the LOC133157032 gene encoding LON peptidase N-terminal domain and RING finger protein 3-like isoform X1: MRRMVRGVTHRCLFVNIHTLSERGCSTHMSSSNKLVAMGTESESMLQLAAEAFRAKNFDLAADIYECQLAALRDGESRQDLTVRRADALAFGGKFTEAVVAYRQAAEMDKLRPAHLGNLVDYLTSITRLDREGDRGEDAEAGATGCEDISCRICLSSLFEPVTLACGHCFCKKCLEKGDKNEKEVVCKECKLSSRVAVHSYRVNVVLSNLLAKWFPRVYRAGRLRREGNGLYSGKKVEAALEKYNQAITISPTDHILFSNRSQIHSSLKHYEKALSDAEMACRLMPLWSKGHVRKAQALMSLGRTEEALREYLLCLSIEPDCRLARNEANKVVEANKLLSDLLAPVTDQAPEHISDFPKMLSSRGRVKNSISGASRLLGPAPLSSESRVAPGTPAAGRLDGSEVTVQEDGKMDHYVLNKRKRRITKEECEDEHGAEGKSDAKKRLKSESAEANHLLSPAVGDLLDPTDLECSLCMRLLYEPVTTPCGHTFCLQCLKRCLDHNPKCPLCKEELSEYLVQRRYCKTTLMESLIARYLPNELMERQKIHIEEMAELSNLNKNVPIFVCTMAFPTVPCPLHIFEPCYRLMIRRCMETGTNCFGMCLADDLKGFADYGCLLEIRDVTFFSDGRSVVDTIGRRRFKVIQHRERDGYNTADIEYLEDVKVEGLAVGELQSLHDTVYDQALVWVDSLKTEQKERIEGHFGPIPKKDSELQANPNGPSWCWWLLAVLPLEGRAQLPFLAITSLKDRLSGIRKVLLFMSRNRNRGHVVGQRS, encoded by the exons ATGAGACGCATGGTGCGTGGAGTCACTCATCGCTGCTTGTTCGTGAACATTCACACGTTAAGTGAGCGGGGATGCTCCACGCACATGAGCTCCTCCAACAAGCTGGTCGCCATGGGGACAGAGAGCGAAAGCATGCTGCAGCTAGCCGCGGAAGCTTTCCGGGCGAAAAACTTCGATCTGGCCGCGGATATTTACGAGTGCCAGCTTGCGGCTCTGAGGGACGGAGAGAGCCGACAGGATCTGACCGTGAGGCGGGCCGACGCGCTCGCTTTCGGGGGGAAATTCACCGAGGCTGTCGTGGCTTACCGGCAAGCCGCGGAGATGGACAAACTGAGACCCGCGCACCTGGGCAACCTTGTCGACTATCTGACCTCCATCACTAGGCTGGACAGAGAGGGTGACCGGGGAGAGGACGCGGAGGCTGGAGCCACAGGTTGCGAAGACATCTCGTGCCGGATATGTCTGAGCTCGCTGTTTGAGCCCGTCACTTTGGCGTGCGGACACTGCTTTTGCAAAAAGTGTCTGGAGAAGGGAGACAAGAACGAGAAGGAGGTGGTCTGTAAGGAATGCAAGCTGAGCTCCCGAGTTGCAGTGCATAGCTACAGGGTCAACGTGGTCCTCAGCAACCTGCTGGCTAAATGGTTCCCGAGGGTGTACCGTGCTGGTCGGCTGAGGAGAGAAGGCAACGGCCTCTACTCGGGAAAGAAGGTGGAAGCGGCTCTGGAGAAATACAACCAAGCTATCACGATAT CTCCCACGGACCACATACTGTTCAGTAACCGCTCCCAGATCCACTCCAGTCTTAAACACTACGAAAAGGCTCTGAGTGATGCTGAGATGGCTTGCAGACTCATGCCTTTGTGGTCAAAG GGACATGTTCGTAAGGCACAGGCTCTGATGTCACTTGGAAGGACTGAGGAAGCGCTGAGAGAGTACCTGCTGTGTCTTTCTATAGAGCCCGACTGTCGACTGGCCAGGAATGAAGCTAACAAGGTAGTCGAAGCTAACAAG CTTCTTAGTGACCTCTTGGCTCCGGTGACGGATCAGGCGCCTGAACACATCTCAGACTTCCCCAAGATGCTATCCTCTCGAGGGCGCGTGAAGAATAGCATCAGTGGAGCCTCTCGG CTCCTCGGCCCGGCCCCGCTGTCGTCGGAGTCGAGAGTGGCTCCCGGTACTCCTGCGGCCGGCAGATTGGATGGCAGTGAGGTCACAGTTCAGGAGGACGGGAAGATGGACCACTATGTTCTAAACAAGCGGAAGAGAAGAATCACAAAGGAGGAATGCGAGGACGAGCATGGAGCAGAGGGGAAGAGTGATGCTAAAAAAAGATTGAAGTCTG AGTCAGCAGAGGCGAACCATCTGTTAAGTCCTGCAGTTGGGGACCTTTTGGACCCAACCGATCTGGAATGTTCTCTGTGCATGAG ATTACTCTACGAGCCGGTGACGACACCTTGCGGTCACACCTTCTGTCTCCAGTGTCTCAAGAGATGTCTGGACCACAACCCAAAGTGTCCACTTTGCAAAGAAGAGCTGTCGGAA TACCTCGTCCAAAGACGATACTGCAAGACCACGTTGATGGAAAGCCTCATAGCGAGGTATCTTCCGAATGAGCTCATGGAGAGACAGAAAATTCACATCGAGGAGATGGCTGAGCTTTCCAA cCTCAACAAGAACGTGCCTATTTTCGTGTGCACCATGGCCTTCCCCACCGTGCCGTGTCCTCTGCATATATTTGAGCCCTGCTACCGACTGATGATTCGCCGATGCATGGAAACGGGAACCAACTGCTTTGGCATGTGTCTGGCCGATGACCTCAAAGG GTTTGCAGACTACGGATGCCTGCTGGAGATTCGTGACGTGACGTTCTTTTCCGACGGGCGCTCCGTCGTCGACACCATCGGCAGGCGGAGGTTTAAAGTCATCCAGCATCGTGAGAGGGATGGATACAACACAGCTGACATTGAGTACCTGGAAGATGTCAAG GTGGAGGGCTTGGCAGTGGGGGAGCTGCAGTCTTTACATGACACGGTGTATGACCAAGCTCTCGTCTGGGTCGACTCCCTGAAAACAGAGCAGAAGGAACGCATTGAAGGCCACTTTGGACCCATACCCAAGAAAGACTCTGAACTTCAG GCTAATCCAAATGGTCCTTCATGGTGTTGGTGGTTACTTGCTGTACTTCCATTAGAGGGCCGAGCACAGCTGCCTTTCCTCGCCATCACATCCCTGAAAGACCGCTTGAGCGGCATCCGCAAAGTCCTCCTCTTCATGTCCCGCAACCGAAATCGGGGACACGTCGTGGGCCAGCGTTCATAA
- the LOC133157032 gene encoding LON peptidase N-terminal domain and RING finger protein 3-like isoform X2 — protein MRRMVRGVTHRCLFVNIHTLSERGCSTHMSSSNKLVAMGTESESMLQLAAEAFRAKNFDLAADIYECQLAALRDGESRQDLTVRRADALAFGGKFTEAVVAYRQAAEMDKLRPAHLGNLVDYLTSITRLDREGDRGEDAEAGATGCEDISCRICLSSLFEPVTLACGHCFCKKCLEKGDKNEKEVVCKECKLSSRVAVHSYRVNVVLSNLLAKWFPRVYRAGRLRREGNGLYSGKKVEAALEKYNQAITISPTDHILFSNRSQIHSSLKHYEKALSDAEMACRLMPLWSKGHVRKAQALMSLGRTEEALREYLLCLSIEPDCRLARNEANKLLSDLLAPVTDQAPEHISDFPKMLSSRGRVKNSISGASRLLGPAPLSSESRVAPGTPAAGRLDGSEVTVQEDGKMDHYVLNKRKRRITKEECEDEHGAEGKSDAKKRLKSESAEANHLLSPAVGDLLDPTDLECSLCMRLLYEPVTTPCGHTFCLQCLKRCLDHNPKCPLCKEELSEYLVQRRYCKTTLMESLIARYLPNELMERQKIHIEEMAELSNLNKNVPIFVCTMAFPTVPCPLHIFEPCYRLMIRRCMETGTNCFGMCLADDLKGFADYGCLLEIRDVTFFSDGRSVVDTIGRRRFKVIQHRERDGYNTADIEYLEDVKVEGLAVGELQSLHDTVYDQALVWVDSLKTEQKERIEGHFGPIPKKDSELQANPNGPSWCWWLLAVLPLEGRAQLPFLAITSLKDRLSGIRKVLLFMSRNRNRGHVVGQRS, from the exons ATGAGACGCATGGTGCGTGGAGTCACTCATCGCTGCTTGTTCGTGAACATTCACACGTTAAGTGAGCGGGGATGCTCCACGCACATGAGCTCCTCCAACAAGCTGGTCGCCATGGGGACAGAGAGCGAAAGCATGCTGCAGCTAGCCGCGGAAGCTTTCCGGGCGAAAAACTTCGATCTGGCCGCGGATATTTACGAGTGCCAGCTTGCGGCTCTGAGGGACGGAGAGAGCCGACAGGATCTGACCGTGAGGCGGGCCGACGCGCTCGCTTTCGGGGGGAAATTCACCGAGGCTGTCGTGGCTTACCGGCAAGCCGCGGAGATGGACAAACTGAGACCCGCGCACCTGGGCAACCTTGTCGACTATCTGACCTCCATCACTAGGCTGGACAGAGAGGGTGACCGGGGAGAGGACGCGGAGGCTGGAGCCACAGGTTGCGAAGACATCTCGTGCCGGATATGTCTGAGCTCGCTGTTTGAGCCCGTCACTTTGGCGTGCGGACACTGCTTTTGCAAAAAGTGTCTGGAGAAGGGAGACAAGAACGAGAAGGAGGTGGTCTGTAAGGAATGCAAGCTGAGCTCCCGAGTTGCAGTGCATAGCTACAGGGTCAACGTGGTCCTCAGCAACCTGCTGGCTAAATGGTTCCCGAGGGTGTACCGTGCTGGTCGGCTGAGGAGAGAAGGCAACGGCCTCTACTCGGGAAAGAAGGTGGAAGCGGCTCTGGAGAAATACAACCAAGCTATCACGATAT CTCCCACGGACCACATACTGTTCAGTAACCGCTCCCAGATCCACTCCAGTCTTAAACACTACGAAAAGGCTCTGAGTGATGCTGAGATGGCTTGCAGACTCATGCCTTTGTGGTCAAAG GGACATGTTCGTAAGGCACAGGCTCTGATGTCACTTGGAAGGACTGAGGAAGCGCTGAGAGAGTACCTGCTGTGTCTTTCTATAGAGCCCGACTGTCGACTGGCCAGGAATGAAGCTAACAAG CTTCTTAGTGACCTCTTGGCTCCGGTGACGGATCAGGCGCCTGAACACATCTCAGACTTCCCCAAGATGCTATCCTCTCGAGGGCGCGTGAAGAATAGCATCAGTGGAGCCTCTCGG CTCCTCGGCCCGGCCCCGCTGTCGTCGGAGTCGAGAGTGGCTCCCGGTACTCCTGCGGCCGGCAGATTGGATGGCAGTGAGGTCACAGTTCAGGAGGACGGGAAGATGGACCACTATGTTCTAAACAAGCGGAAGAGAAGAATCACAAAGGAGGAATGCGAGGACGAGCATGGAGCAGAGGGGAAGAGTGATGCTAAAAAAAGATTGAAGTCTG AGTCAGCAGAGGCGAACCATCTGTTAAGTCCTGCAGTTGGGGACCTTTTGGACCCAACCGATCTGGAATGTTCTCTGTGCATGAG ATTACTCTACGAGCCGGTGACGACACCTTGCGGTCACACCTTCTGTCTCCAGTGTCTCAAGAGATGTCTGGACCACAACCCAAAGTGTCCACTTTGCAAAGAAGAGCTGTCGGAA TACCTCGTCCAAAGACGATACTGCAAGACCACGTTGATGGAAAGCCTCATAGCGAGGTATCTTCCGAATGAGCTCATGGAGAGACAGAAAATTCACATCGAGGAGATGGCTGAGCTTTCCAA cCTCAACAAGAACGTGCCTATTTTCGTGTGCACCATGGCCTTCCCCACCGTGCCGTGTCCTCTGCATATATTTGAGCCCTGCTACCGACTGATGATTCGCCGATGCATGGAAACGGGAACCAACTGCTTTGGCATGTGTCTGGCCGATGACCTCAAAGG GTTTGCAGACTACGGATGCCTGCTGGAGATTCGTGACGTGACGTTCTTTTCCGACGGGCGCTCCGTCGTCGACACCATCGGCAGGCGGAGGTTTAAAGTCATCCAGCATCGTGAGAGGGATGGATACAACACAGCTGACATTGAGTACCTGGAAGATGTCAAG GTGGAGGGCTTGGCAGTGGGGGAGCTGCAGTCTTTACATGACACGGTGTATGACCAAGCTCTCGTCTGGGTCGACTCCCTGAAAACAGAGCAGAAGGAACGCATTGAAGGCCACTTTGGACCCATACCCAAGAAAGACTCTGAACTTCAG GCTAATCCAAATGGTCCTTCATGGTGTTGGTGGTTACTTGCTGTACTTCCATTAGAGGGCCGAGCACAGCTGCCTTTCCTCGCCATCACATCCCTGAAAGACCGCTTGAGCGGCATCCGCAAAGTCCTCCTCTTCATGTCCCGCAACCGAAATCGGGGACACGTCGTGGGCCAGCGTTCATAA
- the fam199x gene encoding protein FAM199X, producing the protein MSDSLYEKFLAPEEYEKFLAPEDPFPLLSQRANLSDVGTLDVSDFSCQLSSCHRTDPLRRFHGNRWNLTSCGTSVASSECSEELFSSVSVGDQDDCYSLLDDQELASLDLFPEGSVCSDVSSSISTYWDWSDSEFDWQLPGSDITSNSDVLSDIIPSIPNSPCLVPKRKSKPHPHRNLDELPWSAMTNDEQVEYIEYLSRKVSTEMGLREQLDIIKIIDPCAQISPTDSEFIIELNCLTDEKLKQVRNYIREHGPRQRTSSTRESWKRSSHSSASAGGVSGASSSNASMVSSTSSSTNSTASNSVAGGTASACSGSSATNISRAHSDGNLSSAAERIRDSKKRSKQRKLQQKALRKRQLKEQRQARKERLSGLFLNEEVLSLRVTEEDNHGDDLDILM; encoded by the exons ATGTCAGATTCTCTGTATGAGAAGTTTCTGGCCCCAGAGGAGTATGAGAAGTTTCTGGCCCCAGAAGATCCTTTCCCCCTCCTCTCCCAAAGAGCCAACCTCAGCGATGTGGGGACCCTGGATGTGAGTGATTTCAGCTGTCAGCTTTCATCCTGTCACAGGACAGACCCACTACGCCGCTTCCACGGCAACAG GTGGAATCTCACTTCCTGCGGCACAAGCGTGGCCAGCTCGGAGTGCAGCGAGGAGCTCTTCTCATCGGTGTCCGTCGGCGACCAGGACGACTGCTACTCCCTGTTAGACGACCAAGAGCTGGCGTCCCTGGATCTATTTCCCGAGGGCAGTGTTTGCAGTGACGTCTCTTCCTCCATCAGCACCTATTGGGACTGGTCTGATAGCGAGTTTGACTGGCAG CTGCCGGGGAGTGACATCACTAGCAACAGCGATGTCTTGTCCGACATCATCCCGAGTATTCCCAATTCTCCTTGCTTGGTTCCCAAGAGGAAGTCGAAGCCCCACCCGCACCGGAACCTGGATGAGCTGCCATGGAGCGCCATGACCAATGATGAACAA GTGGAATACATCGAGTACCTGAGTCGTAAGGTCAGCACAGAGATGGGCCTGCGAGAGCAACTGGACATCATCAAGATCATCGACCCCTGTGCTCAAATCTCCCCCACGGACAGCGAGTTCATCATCGAGCTCAACTGTCTGACTGATGAGAAACTCAAGCAG GTACGTAACTACATCAGAGAGCATGGCCCAAGGCAGAGGACCAGCAGCACCAGGGAGAGTTGGAAGAGGAGCAGCCACAGCAGCGCCAGCGCAGGTGGCGTCAGCGGCGCCAGCAGCAGTAATGCCAGCATGGTCAGCTCGACCAGCTCTTCCACCAATTCCACCGCCTCCAACTCTGTCGCAG GGGGGACCGCTTCAGCATGCAGCGGAAGCAGCGCCACTAACATAAGCCGAGCCCACAGCGACGGCAATCTTTCTAGCGCCGCAGAACGGATCAGAGACTCTAAA AAACGTTCGAAGCAACGCAAGCTCCAGCAGAAGGCCCTGCGCAAGCGTCAGCTAAAGGAGCAGCGTCAGGCCCGCAAGGAGCGCCTGAGCGGTCTGTTCCTCAACGAGGAGGTGCTGTCACTGCGGGTGACCGAGGAGGACAACCACGGTGATGACCTGGACATACTCATGTGA
- the smim19 gene encoding small integral membrane protein 19, with protein sequence MGAHGLLGNEPESIDYSVHEAWNEATNVYLLVILVSFGLLIYARKNKRKIMRIFNLPPSVGGNPEPNFYDSLQKVRLRQQLEMYSLARKYDQQQHQGQTDSVQLSME encoded by the exons ATGGGGGCTCACGGCCTTTTGGGGAACGAGCCCGAGTCCATCGACTACTCTGTTCACGAAGCCTGGAACGAAGCCACCAACGTTTACCTGCTGGTTATTCTGGTTAGCTTTGGCCTGCTCATTTATGCCAGAAA AAACAAGCGGAAGATTATGCGCATCTTCAACCTGCCTCCCAGCGTTGGTGGCAACCCAGAGCCAAACTTCTACGACAGCCTGCAGAAGGTCCGTTTGAGACAACAGCTGGAGATGTACTCTCTAG CCCGGAAATATGATCAGCAACAGCATCAAGGCCAGACAGACAGTGTTCAGCTTTCCATGGAATGA